CTATACCTATGTGACTTTTTCTGGCATGCCTTTCTCAGACAATAGGTATGATCCTGGAAAACAACAATATACTATTGAATATTGATTCAGAGAGCCATATGAAAAGAATAATGATGGGATATGTTATGCTTCTCTGAACTTCTACTGTAGTTCCAGAAAAATTTAGATAATGTGACGAGAAATGATGTTTTCAAGGTTAATTTTAAACAATATAATCATGTGTTGTGCGTCTAAAAACGTAGCATGAAGAGTTCATAATCAATTTTTCTAAGCATAGCACGATTTTTAGGAGACGGTGCTTGAAAATTTTAAGAACCGGTAAAGGCTCCAAATCTAATGGTTAAAAAATGGAAGGAACCTTTACAAAGAACCTAGGATGTGACTAAATGGCCGCTCCAGGGGCCGCTGCATGGCAGTCACTATAGTAccagttggtgttaccaaccggtactaaaatgactCTTTAGTACCGGACATCCCGACCGGTATTAAGTGCCCGGCCAAGCGGTACCGGGCGGGGAACCGGTATTAACCGGGGGTTCCCGCCCGGTATTAATGAAGGGTTTTTTAGCAGTGACTTCATCATGATCATGGGAAAAACCATGCTGTCTCCCATCTGAACCTCAAGCCTGCTCCACCCAAGGTAACAAGGATAGATTGTTTTGCTGCTCATGTCGTTCACACAGGTACATGAATTTCGTTCCCGCCCAAAgagccaaaacattatatcgcCGTCGATCGCATATATCCAGAAAATGCTACCTATTGAATGTTGTATGCGCATCGATTCAAAAAGATTCTTTGACATTCATTCTGTTTAGAAATATTAGAGACATagtttttagataaaggataaACCTGCCTACTATATATCCACATCCGCATGGTTAGCTTTCTCAAGAGATATAGTTAGCTTTCTCTCATGGGCTCATAAACAAATATAATGAATCTAACACTCGATCGAGTCTAATGGATTGCAGCATTGGTTGCAGGATATTGTGGCATTAATTATATATAGGCTTCGTATGCTATAAATGGGAGAGTGCGGAGGGTATTGTTGCCACAGAAGCAACAACACTCTCGTATACTAGCCTATGATGGGTATAAAAGTAGTACTCCAACTCCTTGTTTTTGCTTTAGTGTTCACTATGCTTACAAAACATCAAGCTTTAGGAGAGCAGGATTGCTACGGAGAGAGAGACACGCTGATGCAAGTATGCAGGGAAACCCTAAGGCATGATCTCGATTACAAGCACCCAAGTGTTTCTTGCCGCCGTGTTGTGAGGAAGTCTGACCTAGCTTGCATATGCCGTGTCCTTACCGATGACGATGAGAAACAAATTAGTGTAGACAAGTTCCTTCAACTTGCACGTGAATGCGGAAGGCCGGTGATAGGAGTACCCAAATGTGGAAGTAAGTTATTTTATTATTCATCATTTTTACTAACATATAAGATGTAGCACTATTACTATTATTATATCCTTATCCGCAGGCAAGAAATATAGAAACTATATATCTTTGTCATCTAATAATAGAATATAATACAAACTTTGTTTCTCAGGTATTACTGTGCCGCCACCAAGAGCATGGGTTTAGAAGCATCGATCTCGAAAGGATCGTGAACGAATAAATTTGTACTGAGATAACAGAGATGTGTGTCATAAGATGACCATATGTTTTCCGATATTTTAATGTCGTGCAACTTTATGATGTGCATTTGgagaaaaatatttattttctagAGCAAGCCACAAATACCTAATTTATAATAACATATTCGGATCCTGCCACGTTATTTGCGCATGATTTCACGAACCTGCCCCGCATGCCAAAAGGAAATTGCCCATGATGCAACCTGTTCCCTTTTGATAAAGGCACACGAGTTTTTGATACATCAACTTGTGGTCTAACTTTATCAAGCTTAAATAGTAAACGCATTGGGTTGGTTTATTTACGCCAACCCTCAGCTTCCAATATTATTTCAATAGGAGGAAAAGAAAACTATAATTTCTCAATTAATTTTGCAACAACCATCCTTGAGAAAATTTGTGAATAACCCCAGGCGCCCCAACGTGCAGCTAAACTAGCAGCCAATGGCAGATCCAGGCTCTGGGCTAGGTGTGCTGCAGCCCCGGCTTGACAATAAAACTGCACGTACTTAGGTGTTATGCTATATAATTAAATCCATCTAGTTAGTTTGCAATCTGCTCCAAGTATCTTCTTTATTAATGCATGCCCGGTAAATTTCTTGCCGgttgcttttcaaaaaaaaaaactcacaatTTGTTTGGCTAATTGCCCAAGAGAGCTACCGTGCTACTTTACATTGGAGGAGTGGGACAATTTGACCAAATTGGCACTCTTGGTTGTATACATTTTTAAAAAGAAATAGATTAATGTATTCAACAatgattttgttttattttagaGTATACAACATTTGTTTCTTATTACAACATATAAGGACAGTACCTTGTTAGAGTGGAATTTTAATTATTATCATATCTACATACAGCACGCGCATGTCGTGCAGGCCAACTTACTAGTACTATATAATATATCAAATTTTTATAAAACCACTTTTAACATTACAATATGTTaatcaatatatttatatggttTCGTCCGTAGCAACTAATAAGATTTAGGTTTGTTGGTGTTCTTACCCCTTAACCCCTTATTTGAAGTGCAATTATGGTTTTACCCCTATTTTTTAACTTTATATTTTGCCCTTTATTTTTGAGAAATCATTGCGATTTTACCTGTCGCATCGACATGTGCTTTCTGTGGTAGGCGACATTCCCGTAGACAGCGAGACGACTGTGGTGACTTCGCCAATCTCGAGCTAGCATTTGCTGACTCAGTCTATGAAGATGCTTTGGTAGGGTGTGCGTATGTGCGTTCATAGAAGTGAGTGTGCGTTCATAGAAGTGAGTGTGCGTGCGatgtgcgttgtgagtgtctgattTGTACTTTATAATCTAAAAAGACGACCATGAAATATGAGGTAAACAGACTCACCCAGGCACACACGCATGCAAACCCTCAGGAACATCTTTGTGAAAATATACGGAAGATCAGGGAAATGGGAATGGTTGGGAGAGTGAACGCAGTGGAAGGTTGCAATTGTTGCACTGTTCCCAACTCGTGGACCGAATAATTGATCACCGAACCCATGCTGGATGAGAAAGAGAGTGCGATGGCCATTTGGCCATCGTCCCCATCGGCCTGCAGTCATGTCTGCAACTGCTCAAGCTACGGCAGTGGTCCGTCGCTGCTAGAAAATGAGCAAGCAAAGAATTGATGTGCCGGCACGGCGGGTGCAGGGTGTGCCGTCTCTCCCACTTGTGCACAAGAGCACAAAAAATGCGAAAGCTGTGAACAGTGTACTGTGGTGTAcgacgagccgccgccggccaggcgcTGCTCCACTcgtcccgccccgccccgccggagTGCCGGACCCATCCTGAGTTCCTGACGCGACCAGACGACCGGCCGGTCACGGCCCCCGCACCGTGCGCCGTGCGTAGCGAAGTCGCCGGCGGTTGCTGCACGACGTGTCGACGTCGTCTCAGCTCAGAAGATCGAGCGAGCGCCCAAAAGGTGACTTTAACTCCTCCACACCAACCCACTGCATCCCATATTCCCATTACTCAAGTCGCCCGCGCATGCCCCGTCGTCCTGTGCCAAACGGCCGGCGGTGACAATGCACGCCCGCCGCGCACGGCGATCGGCTTCtgcttcctctccctataaACAAACCCCGCTCGGCACCGCACCAGCGAGCGAGTCCGGGGGCGAGCACATGGACGTGGCGCACAGGGAtcacctcctcgccgcggcgcgccgcgcgctcggcgccggggtcctcctcctctgcctcctCGCCGAGCTCCTCGTCTTCGCGCTCGGGCGCCACGCGGCGCTGCACCTCGTCCCGGCCTGcgcgatgctgctgctgctgctgccgccgccgtggcggtcCAGCGGGCGCGTCGAGCTGGTGGACTTCCCGTGCCTGAGGCCGCCCCGGCGGCTGCGCATCCCGACCGCGGGCCTCCTCGAGCACCTCCGCCTCATCGGCTGCTTCGACGAGGCCAGCGTCGGGTTCATGTCCCGCGTCATCGGGGCGTGCGGGATGGGGGACGAGACCTACTTCCCGCCGTCGCTGCACCGCCTCCCGCCGTCGGCCACGCACGCCGACGCGCTGGCCGAGGCGCGCGCCATGTTCGTCCCCACGCTCGACGCGCTCTTCGCCCGGACGGGCGTGCCGCCGTCGGCCGTGGGCGCGCTCGTCGTCAACTGCAGCGGCTTCTGCCCGGCGCCCTCGCTCGCCGCGGTGGTCGCGGGGCACTACCGCATGCGCGACGACGTCCGGGCGCTCAACCTCTCCGGCATGGGCTGCGCGGCGGGCGCCGTCGGGGTGGACGTCGCGCGGGGCGCGCTGAGGGCGCACGCCATCGACTACGCCGTCGTCGTCAGCGCCGAGATCGTCACGGTGGGGTGGTACAGCGGGCGGGACCGCGCCAAGCTCCTCCTCAACTGCTTCTTCCGCaccggctgcgccgccgcgctgctgaCGAGCGCGGGCTCCGCCGTCTCGGTGCCGGCCAAGTACCGGCTCGTCGCGCTGGCGCGCACGAACCGGACGGCCGACGACCGCAGCTACCTGTCCGCGGTGCGGGAGGAGGACGGGGAGGGCATCACGGGGTTCTCCATCGGCCGCGGgctcggcggcgtggcgcgcgaCCTCCTGCGCGCCcacctcctcgagctcggccccaCCATTCTCCCCTGGCACGAGAAGCTGCGCTAcgccgcggcgctgctgctgttcCGCCGCCAGCAGAAGCGCTCCAAGAAACCCTCCGACGACGGCCcgggcccaaggcccaactttTTGACCGCGGCGAGCCACTTCTGCCTGCCGTCGTCAGGGATGCCGATGATCCGGAGGCTGGCGGaggggctcgggctcggggagctggaggcggaggcggcgctgatGACGTTCCAGCGGTTCGGGAACCAGTCGGCGGCGTCGCTGTGGTACCAGCTCGCGTACCACGAGGCCAAGGGGCGGGTCCGGCGCGGCGACCGGGTGTGGCAGCTCGGCATGGGGAGCGGGCCGAAGGCCAACAGCGTGGTGTGGGAGCGCGTCGGCGGGGACACAGACCCCGCGGCCGCGGGCGACGGCCCCTGGGCCAACTGCATCCACCGCTTCCCCATCAGAGCATCGTAGCGGCATCGCCCAATCGCCATTGCTAAACCACTGCATTGATGCAATAAACACTGCATCTTTAACTCTCGCTGCAAGCATAGATGATGTTGCTTAATTCAGTGCGTCAGTTCAATCCCTCTGACCAATAAATGGAAGCAAAATCATCGATCGTAATGGAGAAACGAATAGGTCTGTGCAGCTTGATCTTCTTGCTTCTCCTGCCTCAGCTTGATCATGAAGGCACTTCTCTACGCACCACGCCGATTCAGAACTCAATGGCAAATTGGCCATGGCGTTTCAGAAGAACTGATGGCatctgcagctgcagcagcgcTAGCGTTGCCGCTGCACAGCAATGGCTTCCGATGAACGAAAGGGGGCCCCTGCCTGCCGGATGGCCGACGCGACGTCGCAGATGCTTCAATGCGAAACGGCAATGCCTGTGCTCCGCTTGTTCGAGTCATCATAAACCGCGCGCCCGCTCTTCTGTTTCTCCGATGAGATCCTGACATTTGACAAGTGTTGGGCTCACGCTCTTAAAATTTGCACATGCCGAACAATGCGCTCGTGAGGGCAGGGAAACCTTACATCTTGCTGGGCTTTGTTATTTCTACCAAGCAGAACGGGGATGGGAAGCGGCCGGGCCGAAAGCTGGCCGCACACGAGGGCCCCTGCTGGGCCGACTACACCCGCCATTCCCGCCGTAGTGGCATTGCGTTTGCCTTTGGCCCATTACTAAGCCCAAGTTACGTGTGCCTGAATTTTACGATGATGCACGGCCGTGATCGATTGTGATGCAATAAGTACTGCATCTTGTCCTATTCTCCCCACTGTCATCGCGAGGAAAGCACTGTCGCCTAAGCTATTTCCCTGAATAACTTTTAACGCGCTGGTGCATGTTTGACCTTAAAATAAATTCAGGCATCCACTGAAGAAGCTCATCGGAGGCAACACAAGTTTTGCTTCAATCTGCAGTTAGGCCGTGTTTAATTCCaacgcaaaaaatttttgcgatgaaattttgctaatttgaagtattaaatgaagtctatttacaaatttttttacacagatgggttgtaaatcgcgagacgaatataatgatgctaattaatccatcattagcggatggtactgtagcatcactgttgcaaatcatggattaagtaagttcattaaattcatctcgcgatttatagtctatccatgtaaaaaattttgtaaatagacttcatttagtactccatacatgtgtcaaaatattagatgtgacattttttttgtgtttacgagtAAAAATGGCTCCGCATCCTTACTGGAGTTCCACGTTATCGGTTACTGAACCCGTTGTTCCTTTTTTTTGGATAAAGCAGACCTGTATTTAAAGGTTAAGGAGTACATACAAGGACACATAGAACAGATGTCCCATACAGAAAGCGAACAAGCCCCTAGAAAGAACTAAAAATCCAAACAAGTCTATGGAACTGAAGCTTCGTGAGGCCGATTCCACCGACGCCGGaggctgacgccgccgccgtccacagACCCGGCCGTCTCCTTCAAACCCAAACCGGAGGGAGCTCCATCGCACACAGGCTTTAACTTGAGCCGGAGAAGACACCCGAAGGCGGAGCTCGGGATGAGCAAGAGCTGACCGCACCGTCGGCCGGGGCAACGCCCCAAGCTCCAACCGTCACGGATCTGTGCTCGCCGACGGCAGCCAAGACCACCGCAGGGACGTCGAGTTGGATCCGCCCTCCCACCAACCTGCACATCCCAATTGCCTATGCAACCTTGGATAAAAAGGCTGGAACACACCTCGCCACGCCAACAACGAAGACGAAGAAACTCCGGCGCTGGACTCATGTACACGGACCTCACAAAGGAAGCCCGACCTCCACGAGCTCGCCGTCGGTGCCGGAGAGGAGCACCGCCGAGACGGGGACGACCACGAGAGGACCTTGACATGCCATCACCGTCTCGACGACGACACCGGAGACTAAACCCTAGACCTAGTAGACCCTGGGCCATCGGAGGCAGAGGAGACCAcggcctccgccggcggcgaccgcggcgctTTTTTCGCCTCCTCTCAACTGTAGCTGGACTCGACAGTTCGGGAGGAGTCGCCTAGGCCTCTAGAACCCGTTGTTCCTTGGTACATGAGACCTCGAACAGTTGCCATTCTGATCTGATCCCATGTTCGGACGAGCTAGATCTGATCTATGGCGACTGTAAAAGCCAAGTCAGACGCCCCACACAGAAATCGCTACTGTGCCCTACCTGCCAACCGCACGGTATCCGCTCTTTCACTGCGCGTCATGTACTGACCCCAAGCCTTTGGTGCCCCCTGATGACACCTGCTCTTGTGTTCGTCgaggaaaaagaaaactgaAAACCCTCTATAAAACCTCAGTACACAGCGTCGTTCCGGGGTGCACACTGTCACACTGACACCGCGCGTGGCCATGGACGCTGCGCACCGAGACCACCTCCTCGCCGCACTGCACGGCGTCCTCGGCGCCGCCACGCTCCTCCTCTGCCTCCTCGCCGAGCTCCTCGTCTTCGCGCTCCGGCGCCACGCCGCGTTCTACCTCGCCCCCGTGGCCGCGATGCTCCTCtccggccacctccgccgccgcgccgcggcgttGGAGATCGGCCTCGTCGACTTCTCGTGCCTGAAGCCGCCACGCCGGCTGCGCATCCCCGTGGCGGGGCTGCTGGAGCACTTCCGCCTCATCGGCTGCTTCGACGACGCCAGCGTCGAGTTCATGACCAAGGTCATCGAGGCCAGCGGCATGGGCAACGAGACCTACTTCCCGCCCTCGCTGCACTACATCCCGCCGGCGGCCACGCACGCCGGCGCCGTCCAGGAGGCGCACATGCTCTTCTTCCCCACGCTCGACGACCTCTTCGCCAGGACCGGCGTCCCGCCGTCCGCCGTCGGGGCGCTCGTCGTCAACTGCAGCGGCTTCTGCCCGGCCCCGTCGCTCGCCGCCATCATCGCCCGCCGCTACCGCATGCCCAGCGACGTCAGGACCTTCAACCTCTCCGGAATGGGCTGCGCCGCGGGCGCCGTGGGCGTCGACGTCGCCAGGGGCGTCCTGCTCGCGCACGCCGTTCCCTACGCCGTCGTCGTCAGCGCCGAGATCGTCACCGTCGGCTGGTACAGCGGC
This portion of the Panicum virgatum strain AP13 chromosome 2N, P.virgatum_v5, whole genome shotgun sequence genome encodes:
- the LOC120661285 gene encoding 3-ketoacyl-CoA synthase 4-like produces the protein MDVAHRDHLLAAARRALGAGVLLLCLLAELLVFALGRHAALHLVPACAMLLLLLPPPWRSSGRVELVDFPCLRPPRRLRIPTAGLLEHLRLIGCFDEASVGFMSRVIGACGMGDETYFPPSLHRLPPSATHADALAEARAMFVPTLDALFARTGVPPSAVGALVVNCSGFCPAPSLAAVVAGHYRMRDDVRALNLSGMGCAAGAVGVDVARGALRAHAIDYAVVVSAEIVTVGWYSGRDRAKLLLNCFFRTGCAAALLTSAGSAVSVPAKYRLVALARTNRTADDRSYLSAVREEDGEGITGFSIGRGLGGVARDLLRAHLLELGPTILPWHEKLRYAAALLLFRRQQKRSKKPSDDGPGPRPNFLTAASHFCLPSSGMPMIRRLAEGLGLGELEAEAALMTFQRFGNQSAASLWYQLAYHEAKGRVRRGDRVWQLGMGSGPKANSVVWERVGGDTDPAAAGDGPWANCIHRFPIRAS